GAAGAGTGTGCCCGTCTCTGTCGAGACGTCGCTGATCTCACTACGCTGCACGCGCGCTTCATGGCACGGGACTCGAACTACAGTCCGCAGCTCGCCCAGGCCTGTGCCGGGGCCTGTGAAGAATGTGCTGAGGAATGTGAGCGTCACGATGCAGAACACTGTCAGGTCTGTGCTGAGGTACTCCGCGACTGTGCGGAGACCTGCCGCGAGATGGCTTCATAAACGTAGAGTTCCATAACTGTCCATATTTGTTGGACCCGTTTTCATGGATACACCAACGAAGTCTATTACAGTCTTCACCGGGGCCCTCGGGATCTGGCTCATGGCTTTCCCGTTCATAGTGGGCTCACCGTCTCCTGCCAAGTGGAACGACGTAGTTGTAGGTGGAATGATCGCCACATTAGCAGGGTATAATTACTCACGTGAGCGAATACAGGGTGGACCCAGCAAGGGAATTTCTGGGATACTCGTGCTGCTTGGCGGGTGGCTTCTGTTTGCCCCGTTTGTCACCGGAGTCACTGGAGGTCTTCTTTGGAATGACGTGGCTGTCGGCGTTCTAGTGACCGCGTTTGCAGGATACAACGTGTACGTAGCCCCGTCTGAAGAACAGACGGTTACTCATACGCCAACCAATGATACCTGAATTCCCAGCTACAACTGACCGTGTAGATGCCTTTCAGACAATGAGCGCCCACACGGGCAACGTTCGAAAACAGCGCGGGGTGAGCTAGTAAATGGATATCTGGAAATTGGTAGCGATGGGTGTCGCTGCCATTGTCGCGATTCTCGTCGCTACACAACCGGTCTTCGTCGTCGGGCTGACGTTGTTCGACTACGGGCAGGCACCGAGTGAATCGTACACCACGATGCAGACTAAGGACGTGAGCAGATTCCCTGTCAATGATCCACAGCGCCAGAGTGAACTCACTGCCCGGGCTGCACGGCCACCTGACTCAGGTCTCAATTATTCAACTGTGGTTCGTGTTCCCGAGAACGACTGGCAGACGGCTATGGCGGCATCTCGACTACGGGCGAGCGAAGACGCTCTTCTCCTCTTCGGGAACGCCACTCCCCCCAGTAGCGCAAATGGAACGAACACGTCCAGCGTCTCTACTGTTGACATCTCTGGTGGAAACCCCGCTGAGACAGCCGCTTCTATCGCCACCCGTGGGAACGGATCTGACGACATCAGTCAGAACAACGTCATCATTGTGAACTCTGACGAGCCACAGTGGGCACTGCCCGCTGCCGCCTGGAGCGCCTACTCTGGTGACCCAATTCTATACGCGAACGAAGACGGAGTCCCAGATGCCACCCAAGAGGCAATTGAGGAACTGAACGCCTCACACGCCTATGTCCTCGCACCGCCCGGCCTCGTGAGTGACGAAGCGCTCTCTGACCTCAACGTCGAGTGGACACGAGTTTCAGGGGACACCCCACAGGACCACGCCATCGAGGTGGCAGAGTTCCGTGATGAGTCGCGAGACTTTGGCTGGGGAATCCATGAACGTGATAAAGTCGGTTACTACAACTTTATGCTCGTCAATCCCAGTGAGCCCGAGCACGCAGTCTCGTCGACAAATCTTCAGTGGGGGAAAGCTGGCCCAATCCTACTCGTCAACGATGACGGGAGCCTGCCAGCGGTAACTGAAAACTACGCGTGGCAGTCACAGCCGGCCTGGTTCTCGACCCCCGCAGAAGGGCCGTTTAACCACCTCTTCGCAATGGGGTCGACGGATCAGGTTTCCTGGGTGTCCCAGGGCCGGCTCGATTACGCGGTTGAGATCACGCAGTACCGCCATCAGGGGGCCGGCCTCAGTCCGCTAGAATCGCTCGCTGCGATCTGGGCCGGGTTCAGTATCCTCGGGGCGTCGTTTGTGTTCGCCCATGCACGTCACCGGCTACCTGAGATGAACGACTGGACGACGATGGTCTGGCCGCTGCTAACCCTTGTCCTTGGCCCATTTGGGCTGGCCCTCTACTGGCTCTCCTACAGGGGAAGACAGATCGTTACAACTGATCAGGGACCACGCGTCCTCCGCCCGTACTGGCTTCGAGCAGCCACAGCGACTGCAATGGGCGTTGGCTTTGCTGCAAGTACGATGATCGCGACGGGGTTCCTCCTCAACTACTTCGGCATACCGATGATCGTCCTCGACGGGCCACTATTCTGGCTCGGGAACGCGATGACGATCCTCATCGTGCTCGTGTACGTCATTGCGTTCCTCGTATCGTGGCTCGTCTTCCACATCCCGATGCTAAAGGACTCACAAGGGCTCGATACCGGATCGGCAGCGAGGAAAGGTGCGAAGATCGTCGCCGTGAGCATGACGAGTGTCTCTGTCGGAATGATGGGCGGAATGTGGGTACTCATGATGCTCAACCTACCAATGATGCCAGGAGACGACAACATCCTCTGGTTCGGCGTGATGGTGTTCGCTACGCTGGTCGGGTTCCTCATTGCTTGGCCAGTGAACGGACTGCTCGTTCGGAAAAACCTCAAACCGGGTGGTGCACTGTGAGCGACCGTAGTCGCCGGACGTTCCTGCGCGATCTCGCCGCGCTACCAGTTGGAGCAACTCTTGGGGGTGCCGCACTCACGTATCGGGAAGTCCGGTCCTCAGGCGAGCGTAGCCAGGGCGGACCCGCGTCGGCTGACTTCGACGAGGAGACCGTCACGAGCATGACGACCCGTCTCGCCGGGAGTAACGACTACGAGACGGCGACAGCGTTCACACAGAACGTCTATCCCGCCATTAACGATCACACCCGACCGGGGGCAGCGATTCTCATCAGCGACAGCGATCTCGCTGCAGCACTTCCCGGCGTGGCGTTCATCCATCACCCTATCGACGGTGCGGTCCTCCTGACGGAGCCGGACTCCTTGCCGGAGGTAACGCGCGAGGAGATCGAGCGCCTCCACCCGGAAGGCGTTCACGTCGACGGAAACATGCAGGTGTACATCGTCGGGGGCGAGCGCTACATCAGCAGTGACGTTCAGCGGACCGTCGAACAGATGGGGCTGAAGACCAGACGTATTGAGGGAGACACACCGATCGAAGTCGCGGCCAATGCAGATCAGTACCTCAGTACGATTCACGCCAACCACCGGGACACCACGTTTATCGCCGATCTCGACGATCTCCAGACCGCCATCCCGGCGCAGTCCTGGAACGCTCACGGCGGTGACGGCTTCCTCTACATTGACGGGAACCGCATCCCCGAGGCAACCCAGGAACAGCTTGAAGCCCGCTTCGACGAGGCATACATGTACCTCCTCGGCGACGAGAGCAAGATCAGCGAACAGGTCGCTCGCGACCTCGCACGTTTCGGCCACGTACAGCGAATCCCGAGGGGATCTGATCCGTACGAACTAAGCGTCGGCTTCGCCGGGTACAAGGACATCGGACGGAATCAGGGGTGGATCTTCGGCGAGTGGCCCCGTAACATTGGTTGGGGGATCGCTGAAAGCGGTCACAACTTTATCTTTGCGAACCCTGACAACTGGCAGACGGCACTCCCGGCGTGCGTCGAAAGTCATCGCGGGAAACACGGACCAATGCTCCACGTCGAGCAGGATACAGTACCAGACGCCGTTGAGAACTATCTCACAAACCTCACTCGGCCACACGAGTCCGCGCCGTATGACAGGAAGTACAATCACGGATGGATCGTTGGGGACACAGATCAGATTAGTCAACGAGTCCAAGCCCAGCTCCATGCAATGCTCCAAGAACCACGAGGTGACCAATGAGACGAATCGTCGCCACATTCGATGATTCCGAGGAAACAACAGAGGCCAAGCAAGCACTCCGTGAAGCAGGCTTAGAACCCGATGAGCCGGATATCGATAATCCCTTCTTCGATCCAGCCACAAAGATGCCAGAAAGACGGGGACTTCTTTGGGGTGGACTACTTGGTGGACTCATCGGTGCTGTACTGCTATTTATGATGGATCAGAACATGTTCTGGATTCCCCGTATCAGCCCAATTATGACCGCTGGCCAGTACATGCTTATCCTCCTCGGGTTCGGGCTCGGTGCCGCAATCGGTGGATTTCTTGGGGGTGTAGTAGGCACGTCTCGCCAGGTTACTGCACTGGATCAACCGAGAGTCGCTGTCATGGTCCCGGATAATCGCGTGGGTGAAACGGAGGATCTCCTCCGGGATCAGGGTGCGACAGCAGTCGACGGTACCGTCACCCACCACGAGCATCCCCAGCAAACACAGGCAAAATCAAGTACCTCTACTGACTGAGCTTCTCCCTACGTTCGTTCTGTGACTTTCGTTCCCGCTACGTCCTCGGTAGTTACGACCGTTCATAGTGAAAGAGGTAGGTTTGGGCATAACCAGCATACTCGCCGAACCGATCCCGAAACGCAGTAGCTGTGGCGTCATATGAGTCCGCCACATCACCGGGGTAGTAGCGCTCGATAAGTCGCCGTGTCCACGTATCGATTGGAA
The sequence above is a segment of the Halobaculum roseum genome. Coding sequences within it:
- a CDS encoding four-helix bundle copper-binding protein, producing the protein MALTQIDHVGENEQMAECIDNCLAAAQACEWCADECLGDEEMEECARLCRDVADLTTLHARFMARDSNYSPQLAQACAGACEECAEECERHDAEHCQVCAEVLRDCAETCREMAS
- a CDS encoding SPW repeat domain-containing protein, giving the protein MDTPTKSITVFTGALGIWLMAFPFIVGSPSPAKWNDVVVGGMIATLAGYNYSRERIQGGPSKGISGILVLLGGWLLFAPFVTGVTGGLLWNDVAVGVLVTAFAGYNVYVAPSEEQTVTHTPTNDT
- a CDS encoding DUF4396 domain-containing protein, with amino-acid sequence MDIWKLVAMGVAAIVAILVATQPVFVVGLTLFDYGQAPSESYTTMQTKDVSRFPVNDPQRQSELTARAARPPDSGLNYSTVVRVPENDWQTAMAASRLRASEDALLLFGNATPPSSANGTNTSSVSTVDISGGNPAETAASIATRGNGSDDISQNNVIIVNSDEPQWALPAAAWSAYSGDPILYANEDGVPDATQEAIEELNASHAYVLAPPGLVSDEALSDLNVEWTRVSGDTPQDHAIEVAEFRDESRDFGWGIHERDKVGYYNFMLVNPSEPEHAVSSTNLQWGKAGPILLVNDDGSLPAVTENYAWQSQPAWFSTPAEGPFNHLFAMGSTDQVSWVSQGRLDYAVEITQYRHQGAGLSPLESLAAIWAGFSILGASFVFAHARHRLPEMNDWTTMVWPLLTLVLGPFGLALYWLSYRGRQIVTTDQGPRVLRPYWLRAATATAMGVGFAASTMIATGFLLNYFGIPMIVLDGPLFWLGNAMTILIVLVYVIAFLVSWLVFHIPMLKDSQGLDTGSAARKGAKIVAVSMTSVSVGMMGGMWVLMMLNLPMMPGDDNILWFGVMVFATLVGFLIAWPVNGLLVRKNLKPGGAL
- a CDS encoding cell wall-binding repeat-containing protein, encoding MSDRSRRTFLRDLAALPVGATLGGAALTYREVRSSGERSQGGPASADFDEETVTSMTTRLAGSNDYETATAFTQNVYPAINDHTRPGAAILISDSDLAAALPGVAFIHHPIDGAVLLTEPDSLPEVTREEIERLHPEGVHVDGNMQVYIVGGERYISSDVQRTVEQMGLKTRRIEGDTPIEVAANADQYLSTIHANHRDTTFIADLDDLQTAIPAQSWNAHGGDGFLYIDGNRIPEATQEQLEARFDEAYMYLLGDESKISEQVARDLARFGHVQRIPRGSDPYELSVGFAGYKDIGRNQGWIFGEWPRNIGWGIAESGHNFIFANPDNWQTALPACVESHRGKHGPMLHVEQDTVPDAVENYLTNLTRPHESAPYDRKYNHGWIVGDTDQISQRVQAQLHAMLQEPRGDQ